A section of the Streptomyces sp. Je 1-369 genome encodes:
- a CDS encoding TAXI family TRAP transporter solute-binding subunit: protein MLKALPQISRRRALQGSAAALVVFGLLMWWLLPMGENSPSGRIAFSTGVREGVYERYGKLLETAISKDMPDVDVELLNSEGSQQNVARVATGKSDFTIAAADAVETYRLDAAPGWYRLRGCTRLYDDYVQLVVPRSSKIKNVADLRNKRVAVGQDHSGVRLIADRVLDAAGLEPASDIKPVSAGIDTMPSLLKSGRIDAFFWSGGLPTNSVRALSEQMDIRLVKLGYLVEALHKQGGGSRYYRAATMPADAYPEAQQGSAVPTLAVANLLVTTDRTDPELTEQLTRTVIDSRDSIGDQVHAAQVVDLRTALFTDPLPLHAGARRYYRSVKP, encoded by the coding sequence ATGCTCAAGGCACTCCCACAGATCAGCAGGCGCCGCGCCCTCCAGGGTTCCGCCGCGGCCCTCGTGGTGTTCGGTCTGCTGATGTGGTGGCTCCTGCCGATGGGCGAGAACTCTCCGAGCGGGCGGATCGCGTTCAGCACGGGCGTGCGGGAAGGCGTGTACGAGCGGTACGGCAAGCTCCTGGAGACGGCGATCTCCAAGGACATGCCGGATGTCGACGTCGAGCTCCTCAACAGCGAGGGGTCGCAGCAGAACGTCGCGCGCGTGGCCACCGGGAAGTCCGACTTCACCATCGCGGCCGCCGACGCGGTCGAGACGTACCGTCTGGACGCCGCACCGGGCTGGTACCGGCTGCGGGGCTGTACGCGCCTGTACGACGACTACGTACAGCTCGTCGTGCCCCGGTCCTCGAAGATCAAGAACGTCGCCGACCTGCGGAACAAGCGCGTCGCGGTGGGCCAGGACCACTCCGGGGTACGGCTGATAGCCGACCGGGTGCTGGACGCCGCGGGCCTGGAGCCGGCCTCCGACATCAAGCCGGTGTCCGCCGGGATAGACACCATGCCCAGTCTTCTGAAGAGCGGCCGCATCGACGCGTTCTTCTGGTCCGGCGGGCTCCCGACCAACTCCGTGCGTGCCCTCTCCGAGCAGATGGACATCAGGCTCGTGAAGCTCGGTTACCTCGTAGAGGCACTGCACAAGCAGGGCGGCGGCTCGCGCTACTACCGGGCCGCGACGATGCCGGCGGACGCGTACCCCGAGGCCCAGCAGGGTTCCGCCGTGCCGACGCTGGCCGTGGCGAACCTCCTGGTGACCACGGACCGCACCGACCCCGAGCTCACCGAACAGCTGACCCGCACCGTCATCGACAGCCGCGACAGCATCGGCGATCAGGTGCACGCGGCGCAGGTGGTGGATTTGCGCACCGCGCTGTTCACGGACCCGCTCCCCCTGCATGCCGGGGCGCGCCGCTACTACCGCTCGGTCAAGCCCTGA